In Chryseobacterium oranimense, a single window of DNA contains:
- a CDS encoding phytanoyl-CoA dioxygenase family protein, producing the protein MLKQIRHYKLPYIIYNFFNKKKLQHNIPLYKKYGLSKSYFSSISSADFAHLPASERAIDRNKLVDTAFFKELTDENKESALQYDENGYMILRNFITTDDADKINAEIEKLMENGTLKFIYGGKLMFAIHHSEIIKSIGSDKSLLDFLSVLLDGKAKLFQSINFINGSQQKTHSDSIHMTTYPLGGLLGVWIALEDVDETNGALHYIPKSHKLPYFLNSDYDNEGDALKIGKKSYRAYEEFLESKVRELGLKKEIFKAKKGDMLIWHANILHGGEPHTDKSRTRKSLVYHFFDENSVCYHEVTQRPALFEL; encoded by the coding sequence ATGCTAAAGCAGATCCGTCATTATAAACTACCCTATATTATTTACAATTTTTTTAATAAGAAAAAGTTACAGCATAATATTCCTTTGTATAAAAAATACGGACTTAGCAAAAGCTACTTTTCCAGTATTTCCAGTGCTGATTTTGCCCATCTTCCCGCTTCGGAAAGAGCAATAGACCGAAATAAACTTGTAGATACTGCTTTTTTCAAGGAACTTACCGATGAAAATAAAGAAAGTGCTCTTCAGTATGATGAAAACGGATACATGATCCTGAGAAATTTTATCACAACAGATGATGCTGATAAAATTAATGCTGAAATAGAAAAGCTGATGGAAAACGGCACCCTGAAATTTATCTACGGCGGAAAGCTGATGTTTGCCATCCATCATTCCGAAATTATTAAAAGCATTGGCAGCGATAAAAGCTTGCTTGATTTTTTATCTGTCCTTTTAGACGGTAAGGCCAAGCTTTTCCAGAGTATCAATTTCATTAACGGAAGCCAACAGAAAACCCATTCAGACAGTATTCACATGACTACTTATCCGCTTGGCGGTCTTCTGGGAGTATGGATTGCTTTGGAAGATGTGGATGAGACCAATGGTGCTTTGCATTATATCCCGAAAAGCCATAAACTTCCTTATTTTCTTAATTCCGATTATGATAATGAAGGTGATGCACTGAAAATCGGTAAAAAAAGTTATCGGGCTTACGAAGAATTTTTGGAATCAAAAGTTCGTGAACTGGGGCTGAAGAAGGAAATCTTTAAAGCGAAAAAAGGGGATATGCTGATATGGCATGCGAATATTCTTCATGGTGGCGAACCGCATACGGATAAAAGCAGAACACGAAAAAGCCTGGTTTATCACTTTTTTGATGAAAACAGCGTATGTTATCACGAGGTGACCCAAAGACCAGCTTTGTTTGAGCTCTAA
- the radC gene encoding RadC family protein has product MTIKFLAHDDRPREKFLLKGKSSLSDSELLAIIMGSGSRDESALELARKILASVNNNWHQLSLLSNKELMKFKGVGEVKAVSIIAALEIGKRRIIQEIPEKAVISNSNDAYSILKNKLSDLRTEEFWAIYLNQSNKVIHISQLTQGGISQSVVDVRVLFKTALDHFSTGIIIAHNHPSGSLEPSKEDINITKKIDEAGKTLSIQLLDHIIITHDTYLSFSDEGLL; this is encoded by the coding sequence ATGACCATAAAATTCCTTGCTCACGACGACAGACCCAGAGAAAAATTCTTACTGAAAGGAAAGAGTTCGCTCTCTGATTCTGAACTTCTGGCAATCATTATGGGAAGTGGAAGCAGGGATGAAAGTGCACTGGAATTAGCCAGAAAGATATTGGCATCAGTAAATAACAATTGGCATCAGTTGAGCCTTCTTTCCAACAAAGAACTGATGAAGTTTAAAGGAGTGGGGGAAGTAAAGGCAGTTTCTATTATTGCAGCATTAGAAATAGGGAAAAGGAGAATAATCCAGGAAATACCTGAAAAGGCTGTGATTTCAAATAGCAACGATGCTTATTCTATTCTTAAAAATAAGTTGTCAGATTTAAGGACTGAAGAGTTTTGGGCCATCTATCTCAATCAGAGCAATAAGGTAATTCATATCTCACAGTTAACACAAGGCGGGATAAGCCAGTCCGTTGTAGATGTAAGAGTTTTGTTTAAAACTGCTTTGGATCATTTTTCAACAGGAATTATCATTGCCCACAATCATCCTTCCGGAAGCCTGGAACCCAGTAAGGAGGACATTAACATTACCAAGAAAATAGACGAGGCTGGAAAAACATTGAGTATTCAGCTTTTAGACCATATCATCATTACACATGATACTTATCTTAGTTTCTCAGATGAAGGATTATTATGA
- a CDS encoding murein L,D-transpeptidase catalytic domain family protein, whose translation MKKLIFLFLFIISCSKGEAQGNISGILPETKVLEIKNFIKGKNYNQDIAVFINFKTYSGKYRYFVYDLKNDKILQKAVVSHGSGSVIKNSKDLKFSNTEGSYQSSLGKYEILNSYNGKFGKAYRLNGLDSGNSNAMQRAIVLHSFGCIPDQESSDPACLSLGCPMLSAKALAQTAKYLDQSKYPVIMYAFY comes from the coding sequence ATGAAAAAACTTATATTTCTGTTCCTTTTTATTATTTCCTGTTCTAAAGGCGAGGCTCAGGGAAATATTTCCGGCATTCTTCCGGAAACAAAGGTTTTGGAAATTAAGAATTTTATAAAAGGAAAAAACTATAATCAGGATATTGCTGTTTTCATTAACTTTAAGACATATTCCGGAAAATACCGCTACTTCGTGTATGATCTGAAAAATGATAAGATACTACAGAAAGCAGTTGTTTCTCACGGTTCAGGCTCGGTTATTAAAAATTCAAAGGATTTGAAATTCAGTAATACCGAAGGATCGTACCAGTCTTCACTTGGGAAATATGAAATATTGAACAGTTATAACGGGAAATTTGGAAAAGCTTACAGGCTGAACGGTTTAGATTCCGGTAACAGTAATGCTATGCAAAGGGCAATTGTGCTCCATTCTTTCGGGTGTATTCCGGATCAGGAATCTTCAGATCCGGCCTGCCTGAGCCTGGGATGCCCGATGCTGTCTGCTAAAGCTTTAGCTCAGACTGCAAAATATCTTGACCAGTCGAAATATCCTGTAATCATGTATGCATTTTATTAA
- a CDS encoding ABC transporter ATP-binding protein: MIKASNIHKSYGNLEVLKGVDIHIKTGEVVSIVGESGAGKSTLLQILGTLDHPSNSNKYNTEISIAGESFINMNDKQLSKFRNQNIGFVFQFHQLLPEFTALENVLLPTKIGGANEKEALEKAYALFEDLKIEQRLNHKPNQLSGGEAQRVAVARALINSPKIIFADEPTGNLDSKNADDLHRLFFDLRDKYNQTFVIVTHNPNLAEITDRKLVMKDGMIIE, translated from the coding sequence ATGATTAAAGCAAGTAATATCCATAAATCTTATGGAAATTTAGAAGTACTGAAAGGTGTTGATATCCATATTAAAACGGGTGAGGTGGTTTCTATTGTAGGTGAATCCGGAGCAGGAAAGTCTACATTGCTTCAGATTTTAGGAACACTGGACCATCCAAGTAACTCTAATAAATACAACACGGAAATCAGTATTGCAGGAGAGTCTTTCATCAATATGAATGATAAGCAGCTTTCCAAATTCAGAAACCAGAATATTGGCTTCGTTTTTCAGTTTCACCAGCTTCTTCCTGAATTTACAGCTTTAGAAAATGTGCTTCTTCCTACAAAAATTGGAGGAGCGAACGAAAAAGAAGCTTTAGAAAAAGCATATGCTTTATTTGAAGACCTTAAAATAGAACAGAGACTGAATCATAAACCCAACCAGTTATCCGGTGGGGAAGCACAAAGGGTAGCTGTAGCAAGGGCTCTGATTAATTCTCCTAAAATTATCTTTGCGGATGAGCCTACGGGAAACTTAGACTCAAAAAATGCAGATGACCTTCACAGATTATTTTTTGACCTTAGGGATAAATACAATCAGACTTTTGTGATTGTAACCCACAACCCGAACCTTGCCGAGATCACAGACCGGAAACTGGTGATGAAAGACGGTATGATTATCGAATAA
- a CDS encoding pyruvate dehydrogenase complex dihydrolipoamide acetyltransferase, with translation MAEVITMPRLSDTMTEGKVAKWHKKVGDKVKEGDILAEIETDKAVQDFESEIEGTLLYIGVEEGAAAAVDSVLAIIGNEGEDISGLTGGAAAPAAGGSEEKKSEEESKTENNATSVEQTTAEVPAGVEIITMPRLSDTMTEGKVAKWHKNVGDTVKEGDLLAEIETDKAVQDFESEFNGVLLKQGVEEGGAAPVDSVLAIIGPEGTDVSAVGAPKAAAQASEKPAEQKTETKTEEKAAPAASTSSSDRVAISPLAKKMAQDKGVDINSVHGSGENGRIVKKDIENYQPSQAQASQPAASAPAAAQVALSFVQGEDTETPNSQVRNIIAKRLAESKFSAPHYYLMVEINMDKAIEARKEINSLPDTKISFNDMIIKATAVALRKHPQVNSSWAGDKIIHRGNINVGVAVAIPDGLVVPVLKNTDQMNYTQISAAVKDMASRAKSKGLKANEMEGSTFSISNLGMFGIETFTSIINQPNSAILSVGAIIEKPIVKDGQIVVGNIMKLSLACDHRVVDGATGAQFLQTLKTYLESPLTLLL, from the coding sequence ATGGCAGAAGTAATTACGATGCCCCGCCTTTCGGATACTATGACGGAAGGGAAAGTGGCAAAATGGCATAAAAAAGTAGGCGATAAAGTAAAAGAAGGAGATATTTTAGCTGAAATTGAAACAGATAAAGCTGTTCAGGATTTCGAATCTGAAATAGAAGGAACTCTTTTATATATTGGTGTAGAAGAAGGCGCTGCTGCTGCTGTAGATTCTGTTTTAGCGATTATCGGTAATGAAGGAGAAGATATTTCAGGGTTAACAGGTGGAGCTGCTGCTCCTGCTGCAGGTGGGTCTGAAGAAAAAAAGTCTGAAGAAGAATCAAAAACAGAAAATAATGCTACAAGTGTTGAGCAGACTACTGCGGAAGTTCCTGCAGGTGTAGAAATTATTACAATGCCAAGACTTTCTGATACAATGACAGAAGGTAAAGTGGCGAAATGGCATAAAAATGTAGGCGATACAGTAAAAGAAGGAGATCTTCTTGCTGAGATCGAAACTGATAAAGCGGTTCAGGATTTTGAATCTGAATTCAACGGCGTATTATTGAAGCAGGGTGTAGAAGAAGGCGGTGCAGCTCCGGTAGATTCAGTATTGGCGATCATCGGTCCGGAAGGAACGGATGTTTCTGCGGTAGGTGCTCCAAAAGCAGCTGCTCAGGCCTCTGAAAAGCCGGCTGAACAGAAAACTGAAACTAAAACAGAAGAGAAAGCGGCTCCGGCAGCAAGTACTTCATCTTCTGACAGAGTAGCCATTTCTCCGTTAGCTAAGAAAATGGCCCAGGATAAAGGTGTTGATATCAACAGCGTTCATGGTTCAGGGGAAAACGGAAGAATCGTTAAAAAAGATATTGAAAATTATCAGCCTTCTCAGGCGCAGGCATCTCAGCCAGCGGCTTCTGCTCCGGCAGCAGCACAGGTTGCATTGAGCTTTGTTCAGGGTGAAGATACGGAAACGCCCAACTCTCAGGTAAGAAATATTATTGCAAAACGTCTTGCTGAAAGTAAGTTCTCTGCTCCTCACTATTACCTGATGGTAGAGATCAATATGGATAAAGCCATTGAGGCCAGAAAAGAAATCAATTCCTTACCGGACACTAAGATCTCTTTCAATGATATGATTATCAAGGCGACTGCTGTAGCTTTAAGAAAACACCCTCAGGTAAATTCAAGCTGGGCAGGAGATAAGATCATCCACAGAGGAAATATCAACGTGGGTGTGGCAGTAGCTATTCCTGACGGATTAGTGGTTCCTGTACTGAAGAATACAGACCAGATGAACTATACGCAAATTTCTGCTGCTGTAAAAGATATGGCTTCAAGAGCTAAAAGCAAAGGCCTTAAAGCAAATGAAATGGAAGGTTCTACATTCTCTATTTCCAACCTTGGAATGTTCGGAATCGAAACCTTTACAAGTATCATCAACCAGCCGAACTCTGCCATCCTATCCGTAGGAGCAATCATTGAGAAACCGATTGTAAAAGACGGCCAGATCGTAGTAGGAAACATTATGAAGCTTTCACTGGCATGCGACCACAGAGTGGTAGACGGTGCTACGGGAGCCCAATTCTTACAGACCTTAAAAACATATCTGGAAAGTCCTTTAACTTTGTTACTGTAA
- the pdhA gene encoding pyruvate dehydrogenase (acetyl-transferring) E1 component subunit alpha codes for MKEFSKEVYLKWYEDMTMWRRFEDKCRSLYLKQKIRGFLHLYNGQEAIPAGFTHAMDLTKDSMITAYRCHIHPMAMGVDPKRIMAELCGKATGTSGGMGGSMHIFSKEHRFYGGHGIVGGQIPLGAGIAFADKYFDRKAVNICFFGDGAARQGSLHETFNMAMNWKLPVVFVVENNQYAMGTSVKRTANHEDIYKLGLGYEMPCLAVDAMDPEKVAEAAYEAIERARRGDGPTFIEARTYRYRGHSMSDAEPYRSKEEVAIHKNDDPMELVKHRILENGWATEAELETIDNKSRDFVEECIEFMENSPYPDPEKIYEYVYAQENYPFLDKLEN; via the coding sequence ATGAAAGAATTTTCTAAAGAGGTATACCTGAAGTGGTATGAAGATATGACTATGTGGAGAAGGTTTGAAGACAAATGCCGTTCTCTTTATCTAAAACAAAAGATCAGAGGTTTTTTACATTTGTATAACGGTCAGGAGGCTATCCCTGCCGGCTTCACGCATGCAATGGATTTAACAAAGGACAGTATGATTACTGCTTACAGATGCCACATCCATCCAATGGCGATGGGGGTAGATCCTAAAAGAATCATGGCTGAACTTTGCGGTAAAGCTACCGGAACGTCCGGGGGTATGGGTGGATCTATGCACATTTTCAGCAAAGAGCACCGTTTTTACGGAGGGCACGGTATTGTAGGGGGACAGATTCCTTTAGGTGCCGGGATTGCTTTTGCAGATAAATATTTTGACAGAAAAGCTGTAAATATTTGTTTCTTCGGTGACGGAGCAGCAAGACAGGGATCGCTTCATGAAACATTCAATATGGCGATGAACTGGAAACTTCCTGTAGTATTTGTGGTAGAAAACAACCAGTATGCAATGGGAACTTCTGTAAAAAGAACAGCCAACCACGAAGATATCTATAAATTAGGTTTAGGATACGAAATGCCTTGCCTTGCAGTAGATGCAATGGATCCTGAGAAGGTAGCTGAAGCAGCTTACGAAGCAATAGAAAGAGCAAGAAGAGGAGACGGGCCTACCTTCATTGAAGCAAGAACTTACCGTTACAGAGGACATTCTATGTCTGATGCAGAACCTTACAGAAGCAAAGAAGAGGTAGCGATTCATAAAAATGATGACCCTATGGAGCTGGTAAAACACAGAATCCTGGAAAACGGATGGGCTACAGAAGCTGAGCTTGAAACAATCGACAATAAGTCAAGAGATTTTGTAGAAGAATGTATTGAATTCATGGAGAATTCACCATATCCGGATCCGGAGAAAATCTACGAATATGTTTATGCTCAGGAAAATTACCCATTCTTAGATAAATTAGAAAACTAA
- a CDS encoding phosphatase PAP2 family protein, whose translation MEEKQPLLVHKISKIISDFFNPLISLFIFFVYMSVREYSLKDSLLYFVPLLLMIILPVVIWLVWNVKTGRYTNMDVSDRVQRKSLYIFIAACVVIYLVFNYFKNGYIDLVMLFILILVFTMQISNLFIKSSMHTAFNVFVAALFFTLDWKAGLVWLGIAALVGITRIILKRHTVKEVFMGAGIAFVVSFIYLYCNIQFQH comes from the coding sequence ATGGAAGAAAAACAGCCTTTACTGGTGCATAAAATTTCAAAAATCATCTCAGATTTTTTCAATCCTCTTATTTCTTTATTTATTTTTTTCGTTTATATGAGTGTAAGGGAATATTCCCTGAAAGATTCTCTTCTTTACTTTGTTCCCTTATTATTAATGATCATTCTTCCGGTTGTGATATGGCTGGTATGGAATGTAAAAACCGGAAGATATACCAATATGGATGTTTCCGACCGGGTTCAGAGGAAAAGCCTTTATATCTTTATTGCCGCCTGTGTGGTTATTTATCTTGTTTTTAACTATTTCAAAAACGGTTACATTGATCTCGTTATGCTTTTTATACTGATTCTTGTTTTCACCATGCAGATCAGCAATTTATTTATTAAAAGCTCGATGCATACAGCCTTTAATGTATTTGTCGCGGCACTGTTTTTCACCCTTGACTGGAAGGCGGGATTAGTATGGCTGGGGATAGCCGCTTTGGTGGGAATCACAAGAATTATTTTAAAAAGACATACCGTAAAGGAAGTATTTATGGGTGCCGGGATAGCATTTGTGGTATCTTTTATTTATCTTTATTGCAATATACAATTTCAACATTAA
- a CDS encoding BlaI/MecI/CopY family transcriptional regulator, producing the protein MKINHLTAAEENFMKLFWKLESFYLKDIMEQHPEPKPHQNTVSTYLKILVEKGYITTQKEGRIFKYTVVVPSEEYRKFLLKELSHNFFNDSGKEMLELLFNEKLISQDDLKNYFDLKIEIVPAKIEQPKFEYADEILNPKKAKKAKTKDKDKKKKKKKD; encoded by the coding sequence ATGAAAATAAATCATCTTACCGCTGCTGAGGAAAATTTTATGAAGCTGTTCTGGAAGCTTGAATCTTTTTATCTTAAAGACATCATGGAGCAGCATCCTGAACCGAAGCCGCACCAGAATACCGTTTCCACTTATCTGAAAATATTGGTGGAAAAAGGGTACATCACAACTCAAAAAGAAGGAAGAATCTTTAAGTACACAGTGGTAGTTCCGTCTGAAGAATATAGAAAATTTCTGCTGAAAGAACTTTCACACAACTTTTTCAATGATTCCGGGAAGGAAATGCTTGAGCTTTTGTTCAATGAAAAACTAATATCCCAGGATGATTTGAAGAATTATTTTGACCTTAAAATTGAAATCGTTCCGGCAAAGATTGAGCAACCGAAATTTGAGTATGCAGATGAGATATTAAACCCTAAAAAAGCTAAAAAGGCTAAAACCAAAGATAAAGACAAGAAGAAGAAAAAGAAAAAGGATTAA
- a CDS encoding DUF4153 domain-containing protein, with the protein MKTKFREIAGKAQEVLLRYPMVLLMGLLSSIGAICMLDSKNNNELLFTHTKFTICCCLGISLMFALKILSQRIGKRLLLEVLGTAFLIGFYFVLPGKKRDFTEVYGFIVAITFLLSHLLVSFAAFLEKNRELNFWQYNKNLFVNIFLTAVFTGVLTGGVELAILAVDKLFDFNFNDLLYADTFYVLAIFGSCFIFLLFNETGLNYLEKDGTYPVILKFFTQFVLIPLLFIYAIILYFYSFKIIINWELPRGWVSYLVLAYSIVGILALLLVYPLKEEKAKSWVKVFSKLFYYTIIPLLVLLFTAIFTRILEYGYTEPRYFVLLLALWLLSVVVYFILNKKASIKFTPVSLFIFGIFSLIFPYLNAFSVAKRSQKNELITLLDQNKLLVNHKIDFQKRVSDTLVEEISNKFQFLAERKQKDFLLNLVSGKTHNLLARDFERPYSWAFVTLKDAFTNVDKTQEASAFERLVLESETRVTNIQGYQYLINFNNYNQESRDINGDTFEIDNQTEVNNNRTIRVILNSTEAVDFGPAMNKLFESNTSKTGTVTMKEIAMESDLGKYHIKIVFQNISRDKTPDSNKRNIFYDNAVLLIKEK; encoded by the coding sequence ATGAAAACAAAATTTCGTGAAATAGCTGGAAAAGCACAGGAGGTTCTGCTGCGTTATCCAATGGTTTTATTAATGGGGCTCCTCTCTTCCATTGGTGCTATCTGTATGCTGGATAGTAAAAACAACAATGAACTTCTTTTTACCCATACCAAATTCACCATCTGCTGCTGTCTGGGAATTTCTTTGATGTTCGCGTTAAAAATACTTTCCCAAAGAATCGGTAAAAGACTGTTACTGGAGGTGCTGGGAACAGCCTTTCTTATTGGATTTTATTTTGTTTTACCAGGGAAAAAACGTGACTTTACTGAGGTATATGGCTTTATCGTTGCTATTACTTTCCTTTTGTCTCATTTACTAGTTTCCTTTGCTGCATTCCTGGAAAAAAACAGGGAGCTTAATTTCTGGCAGTACAACAAGAACCTTTTCGTTAACATTTTTCTGACTGCAGTTTTTACAGGAGTACTTACAGGAGGTGTAGAACTTGCAATACTAGCTGTTGACAAGCTGTTTGATTTTAATTTCAATGATCTCTTGTATGCCGATACGTTCTATGTGCTGGCTATTTTCGGGAGCTGTTTCATTTTTCTGCTCTTCAACGAAACCGGCCTGAACTATCTTGAGAAAGACGGAACTTATCCCGTGATCTTAAAATTTTTCACCCAGTTTGTCCTGATCCCTTTACTTTTTATTTATGCAATCATCCTTTACTTTTATTCATTTAAAATAATCATCAACTGGGAACTGCCGAGAGGATGGGTTTCCTATTTGGTTTTAGCCTATAGTATCGTTGGTATTCTTGCCCTATTGCTCGTATATCCGCTGAAAGAAGAGAAAGCAAAATCCTGGGTCAAAGTATTTTCAAAACTTTTCTATTACACTATAATTCCTCTACTTGTTTTATTATTTACAGCTATATTTACAAGAATTCTGGAATACGGGTATACGGAACCCAGATATTTCGTATTGCTGTTGGCACTTTGGCTATTGAGTGTGGTGGTTTATTTTATATTGAACAAAAAAGCAAGTATCAAATTCACTCCTGTAAGCTTATTCATATTCGGTATATTTTCACTGATCTTTCCTTATTTAAATGCGTTCAGTGTTGCCAAAAGAAGCCAGAAAAATGAATTGATTACACTTCTGGATCAGAATAAGCTATTGGTCAATCATAAAATAGATTTTCAAAAAAGAGTCTCCGACACTCTTGTGGAGGAAATTTCAAACAAATTTCAGTTTCTGGCAGAAAGAAAGCAAAAAGATTTTCTGCTGAATCTTGTTTCCGGGAAAACGCATAATCTTTTAGCACGTGATTTTGAACGACCTTACTCATGGGCCTTCGTTACATTGAAAGATGCATTTACCAATGTAGACAAAACCCAGGAAGCTTCAGCATTTGAAAGACTGGTTTTAGAATCTGAGACCAGAGTAACTAACATTCAGGGATATCAGTATTTAATTAATTTCAATAACTACAATCAGGAATCAAGAGATATCAATGGGGATACATTTGAGATAGACAATCAGACGGAAGTCAATAATAACAGAACGATAAGGGTAATTCTTAATTCAACAGAAGCGGTAGATTTCGGTCCTGCCATGAATAAACTCTTTGAAAGCAATACCTCTAAAACGGGAACAGTAACAATGAAGGAAATTGCCATGGAAAGCGATCTGGGAAAATACCATATCAAAATAGTGTTTCAAAATATTTCAAGAGATAAAACTCCAGATAGCAATAAAAGGAATATCTTCTATGATAATGCAGTGCTTCTTATCAAAGAAAAATAA
- a CDS encoding RNA-binding protein, giving the protein MNIFVSNINYATKEYELHDLFAEFGDVSSAKIVTDRETGRSRGFGFVEMGDEEGKQAVEALNQKEFNGKTLNVSEAKPREEKPRRSFDNNRGGGGYGNNRGNGGGYGGGNNRGGNGGGNRW; this is encoded by the coding sequence ATGAACATTTTTGTTTCAAACATCAATTACGCAACTAAAGAGTATGAGTTGCACGATCTATTCGCAGAATTTGGTGATGTATCATCAGCTAAAATTGTTACAGACAGAGAAACTGGCCGTTCAAGAGGTTTCGGTTTTGTAGAAATGGGTGATGAAGAAGGAAAACAAGCTGTTGAAGCTCTTAACCAGAAAGAATTTAACGGAAAAACACTAAACGTATCTGAGGCTAAGCCAAGAGAAGAAAAGCCAAGAAGAAGCTTCGACAACAACAGAGGCGGTGGTGGTTACGGAAACAACCGTGGTAACGGTGGTGGATACGGTGGTGGAAACAACCGTGGAGGTAACGGCGGAGGAAACCGTTGGTAA
- a CDS encoding DUF6157 family protein has protein sequence MKHTTNYINTFIEVAGDCPVSHAEIPPEKKIKTLAELQYDRIIKNPYRYTSDDIIFECYALKNDISENEKEEAKIRFFSKGQPCLRSSPLAKRYGFGIHHNQEGKVAIFAVESKEYQNFLNDDRIKKVKAMRSKRI, from the coding sequence ATGAAACACACTACCAATTACATCAATACTTTCATTGAAGTTGCCGGTGATTGCCCTGTCTCCCATGCCGAAATTCCTCCTGAAAAGAAAATAAAGACTTTGGCAGAACTTCAGTATGACCGGATCATTAAAAATCCGTACCGGTATACTTCCGACGATATTATATTCGAATGCTATGCCCTGAAAAATGATATTTCAGAAAACGAAAAAGAAGAGGCAAAGATCCGCTTTTTCTCCAAAGGACAACCCTGCCTCAGATCTTCCCCTCTGGCCAAACGATATGGATTCGGAATTCACCACAATCAGGAAGGCAAAGTGGCTATTTTCGCTGTCGAAAGTAAAGAATATCAGAATTTTTTAAACGATGACCGCATAAAAAAAGTAAAAGCAATGCGCTCCAAAAGAATATGA
- a CDS encoding acyl-CoA thioesterase, translated as MNYHTRKWVKPEDLNPNHSLFGGRLLQWIDEEAALYAIIQLENTKVVTKFISEINFVSSAKQGDIIEIGIEATHFGSSSVTLKCDVRNKMTHQTIITVDKIVMVNLDNEGNPAPHGKTQIEFVKDRLSKP; from the coding sequence ATGAACTATCATACCAGAAAATGGGTAAAGCCTGAAGACCTGAACCCCAACCACTCTCTTTTTGGAGGAAGACTTTTACAGTGGATCGATGAAGAAGCGGCGCTTTACGCAATCATTCAGCTGGAAAATACAAAAGTAGTGACGAAATTTATTTCAGAGATCAACTTTGTAAGCTCAGCAAAACAGGGAGACATTATAGAAATAGGGATTGAAGCTACCCATTTCGGATCGTCATCCGTTACTTTAAAATGTGATGTAAGAAACAAAATGACCCACCAGACTATTATTACAGTAGACAAGATCGTCATGGTGAACCTGGATAATGAAGGAAATCCTGCGCCACACGGAAAAACCCAAATAGAATTTGTAAAAGACAGATTGAGCAAGCCATGA
- a CDS encoding AraC family transcriptional regulator has translation MKIFIKNMVCNRCISAVEKIFSEAEIETSSVTLGEVETKADVSEKKMNAVEKSLVDTGFERIKDSAHQLVDKIKNTIIIKISELDIDENFLLSEFLSSKIHKDYSSLSKTFSQNENITLEQFFILHKIEKVKELLLYNEFTLTEIAGKLGYKSVQHLSSQFRNITGFTPTEFKKLKDHQRKTLDSF, from the coding sequence ATGAAAATCTTCATCAAAAATATGGTATGCAACCGCTGTATTTCCGCAGTGGAAAAAATATTCAGTGAGGCAGAAATAGAAACCAGCTCAGTTACGCTGGGAGAAGTTGAAACCAAGGCAGATGTTTCTGAGAAAAAAATGAATGCTGTAGAGAAAAGCCTGGTCGATACAGGTTTTGAAAGAATAAAAGACTCTGCCCATCAGCTCGTTGATAAAATTAAAAATACCATTATTATTAAAATCAGTGAACTTGATATTGATGAAAACTTCCTTCTTTCCGAATTTTTAAGCTCGAAAATCCACAAAGACTACAGCTCTCTTTCTAAAACCTTTTCCCAGAATGAAAACATTACCCTGGAGCAGTTTTTTATCCTTCACAAAATTGAAAAAGTAAAAGAGCTGCTTCTTTATAACGAATTCACTCTTACAGAAATCGCCGGAAAGCTTGGGTATAAAAGTGTCCAGCACCTTTCTTCCCAATTCAGGAATATCACAGGATTTACCCCTACGGAATTCAAGAAACTGAAAGATCATCAAAGAAAAACCCTGGATAGTTTTTAA